A genome region from Nicotiana tabacum cultivar K326 chromosome 13, ASM71507v2, whole genome shotgun sequence includes the following:
- the LOC107794452 gene encoding aquaporin PIP2-2-like, which produces MAKNVNSEGSFTTKDYQDPPPAPLIDPEELTQWSFYRALIAEFIATLLFLYITVLTVIGYKNQSATTSDPCAGVGVLGIAWAFGGMIFVLVYCTAGISGGHINPAVTFGLFLARKVSLIRALMYMVAQCLGAICGVGLVKAFQSAYYHRYDGGANMLSDGYSHGVGLSAEIIGTFVLVYTVFSATDPKRNARDSHVPVLAPLPIGFAVFMVHLATIPITGTGINPARSLGAAVIFNQHKAWKDHWIFWVGPFIGAAIAAFYHQFILRAGAAKALGSFRSSSQV; this is translated from the exons ATGGCAAAGAACGTGAATAGTGAAGGATCGTTCACGACCAAAGACTACCAAGATCCTCCGCCAGCACCACTGATAGACCCAGAGGAGCTAACCCAATGGTCTTTTTACAGAGCACTCATTGCTGAATTCATAGCCACTCTTCTATTCCTTTACATAACGGTTCTGACCGTCATTGGTTACAAAAACCAAAGTGCAACGACAAGTGATCCTTGTGCTGGAGTTGGGGTTCTTGGTATTGCTTGGGCCTTTGGTGGCATGATTTTCGTCCTTGTCTACTGCACCGCTGGTATTTCTGGTggtcatataaatccggcagtcaCATTTGGACTATTCTTGGCCAGGAAAGTATCCCTAATTAGGGCACTCATGTATATGGTGGCTCAGTGTTTGGGAGCCATTTGTGGCGTTGGATTAGTTAAGGCTTTCCAATCAGCTTACTACCACCGCTATGACGGCGGAGCCAATATGCTCTCCGACGGTTACAGTCACGGCGTCGGATTGTCGGCGGAGATCATCGGCACTTTTGTTCTTGTTTACACTGTTTTCTCTGCCACTGATCCCAAGAGGAATGCTAGAGATTCTCATGTCCCT GTGTTGGCACCACTCCCAATTGGATTTGCAGTTTTCATGGTTCACTTAGCCACCATTCCGATTACCGGCACCGGAATCAACCCGGCTAGGAGTCTTGGCGCTGCCGTTATCTTCAACCAACACAAAGCCTGGAAAGACCAC TGGATCTTTTGGGTAGGACCTTTCATTGGAGCAGCCATTGCAGCATTCTACCATCAATTCATATTGAGAGCAGGTGCAGCTAAAGCCCTTGGTTCATTCAGGAGCAGTTCTCAAGTTTGA